Proteins from a single region of Pseudomonas sp. 10S4:
- a CDS encoding RecQ family ATP-dependent DNA helicase: MHNTLEQVFGYPQFRPGQEAAVSAVLAGRSAAAIFPTGSGKSLCYQLPALLLPHLTLVVSPLLALMQDQLAFLQRHGISAGSIDSAQSRDDASDVMARAKSGELKILMISVERLKNERFRNFLQQVPISLLVVDEAHCISEWGHNFRPDYLKLPDYQRQFNIPQALLLTATATPKVIADMEAKFAIAPEDVVTTGFYRPNLNLLVEPVRGQDKRRRLVEWMSQRPGQPSIVYVTLQKTAEHIAEHLGRNGIQAEAYHAGLPHEQREGIQKRFMGGQSNCIVATIAFGMGIDKSDIRNVVHFDLPKSIENYSQEIGRAGRDGQPSDCLVLANRDSLNVLENFVYGDTPELDGIRCVLDELQASTPEGQWEFLLGPLADQSNIRQLPLKTLLVQLELRAIIAPRYAYYAEYRFKYLQEPEALLARFEGERKDFVAAIIQTSSRARTWATVNFDALYEQHSAERNRVVKALDYFQEKGWVELESKQMTEVYSLLQTGFDAQALSEELHAYFTRHEQTEIARIHAMLDLFATDHCLGYRLAEYFGDENAPRQCGHCSVCHEDVARLPAPPELPALVDKNFEALCGDFIHRHEQHTGHFPSAERVTRFLCGISVPLFTKLKARTIPGSGALEDYPYAEVREWAQAHL, translated from the coding sequence ATGCACAACACCCTGGAACAGGTTTTCGGTTATCCACAGTTTCGACCCGGCCAGGAGGCGGCGGTCAGCGCGGTGTTGGCCGGGCGCTCGGCGGCGGCGATTTTCCCGACCGGCTCGGGCAAGTCTCTTTGTTATCAATTGCCGGCGTTGTTGCTGCCGCACCTGACACTGGTGGTCTCGCCGCTGTTGGCGCTAATGCAGGATCAACTGGCGTTTCTACAGCGCCACGGCATCTCGGCCGGCAGTATCGATTCGGCCCAGAGCCGCGACGACGCCAGTGATGTGATGGCCCGGGCCAAGTCCGGCGAGTTGAAGATTTTGATGATTTCCGTGGAGCGCCTGAAGAACGAGCGCTTCCGCAATTTCTTGCAGCAAGTGCCGATCTCGCTGCTGGTGGTGGACGAGGCACACTGCATCTCTGAGTGGGGCCACAACTTCCGCCCTGACTACCTCAAACTTCCGGACTACCAGCGTCAGTTCAACATCCCCCAAGCGCTGCTGCTGACCGCCACCGCGACCCCCAAAGTGATCGCGGACATGGAGGCGAAATTCGCCATCGCGCCTGAAGATGTGGTGACCACCGGTTTCTACCGGCCGAACCTTAATCTGCTGGTGGAGCCGGTACGTGGTCAGGACAAGCGCCGACGTCTGGTCGAGTGGATGAGTCAACGCCCCGGCCAGCCGAGCATTGTCTACGTCACCTTGCAGAAAACCGCCGAACACATCGCCGAACATCTGGGCCGCAACGGCATCCAGGCCGAGGCCTATCACGCCGGTTTGCCCCACGAGCAACGTGAAGGCATTCAAAAGCGCTTCATGGGCGGGCAGTCCAATTGCATCGTCGCGACCATCGCGTTCGGCATGGGCATCGACAAGAGCGACATCCGCAACGTTGTGCATTTCGACCTGCCCAAATCCATCGAAAACTACAGCCAGGAAATCGGCCGCGCCGGGCGTGATGGGCAGCCGTCCGATTGCCTGGTATTGGCCAACCGCGACAGCCTCAACGTGCTGGAAAATTTCGTCTACGGCGACACCCCGGAACTGGACGGCATCCGCTGCGTACTCGACGAGTTGCAAGCCTCTACGCCCGAGGGGCAGTGGGAGTTTTTGCTAGGACCATTGGCGGATCAAAGCAACATTCGCCAGTTGCCGCTCAAGACGTTGCTGGTGCAGTTGGAACTGCGCGCAATCATCGCCCCGCGATATGCCTATTACGCTGAATACCGTTTCAAGTATTTGCAGGAACCGGAGGCCTTGCTTGCGCGTTTCGAGGGCGAGCGCAAGGACTTCGTCGCGGCGATCATCCAGACCTCCAGCCGCGCACGAACCTGGGCCACGGTGAATTTCGATGCGCTGTATGAACAGCATTCGGCCGAGCGCAATCGGGTGGTCAAGGCACTGGATTACTTCCAGGAAAAGGGCTGGGTAGAGCTTGAAAGCAAGCAGATGACCGAGGTCTACAGCCTGCTGCAAACCGGTTTTGATGCCCAGGCCTTGAGCGAAGAGCTGCATGCCTACTTCACCCGTCACGAACAAACCGAGATCGCCCGGATTCACGCGATGCTTGATCTGTTCGCCACCGACCATTGCCTGGGTTATCGCCTGGCTGAGTACTTCGGCGACGAAAATGCGCCGCGGCAGTGCGGGCATTGTTCGGTGTGTCACGAGGATGTGGCGCGACTGCCGGCGCCGCCAGAGTTGCCGGCGCTTGTGGATAAAAACTTTGAAGCGTTATGCGGCGACTTTATCCACAGGCACGAACAGCACACCGGGCATTTCCCGTCGGCGGAGCGGGTGACGCGGTTTTTGTGCGGGATCAGCGTGCCGCTGTTCACCAAGCTCAAGGCGCGGACGATTCCGGGGTCTGGTGCGCTTGAGGATTACCCGTATGCCGAAGTGCGGGAGTGGGCGCAAGCGCATCTCTGA
- a CDS encoding 3-hydroxyacyl-CoA dehydrogenase, producing MSQTPFNIQRAAVIGAGTMGRGIVMCLANAGLPVQWVDNNPQMLEQALAAVADTYAHNVRQGRIDQAEADARIARVTSAADYAAICDVDLVIEAVYENLELKQKIFRELDGLLKPQAILASNTSALDIDAIAAATRRPQHVLGLHFFSPAHIMKLLEIVRGAQTAPAVLDAALALGKRMGKVSVVSGNCHGFIGNRMLNTYVLEARKMLLEGAFPYQMDAALQGFGFAMGPFRMYDVVGIDLGWRARQLAGKGQDAPQVQIENRLCELGRFGQKSGDGYYHYEPGSRQAEHDVAVDALVLEVSEGLGFQRREISPQEILERSLLALVNEGAKILEEGIAGSAHDIDLVYLNGYGFPADKGGPMAWADQQGLADIHQRLLALETRQGDQWKPARLIGELAAVGKGFADR from the coding sequence ATGAGCCAGACGCCGTTCAATATTCAGCGCGCCGCCGTGATCGGCGCGGGCACCATGGGCCGGGGGATTGTCATGTGCCTGGCCAACGCCGGGTTGCCGGTGCAATGGGTCGATAACAATCCGCAGATGCTTGAACAGGCGCTGGCTGCTGTCGCCGACACCTACGCCCACAACGTGCGTCAGGGCCGGATCGATCAGGCCGAAGCAGACGCCCGCATTGCACGAGTGACCAGCGCGGCCGATTACGCGGCGATCTGTGATGTCGATCTGGTGATCGAAGCGGTGTACGAAAACCTCGAGCTGAAGCAAAAAATCTTCCGTGAGCTGGATGGCCTGCTCAAACCCCAGGCGATCCTGGCCAGCAACACCTCGGCGCTGGACATCGACGCGATTGCCGCTGCCACTCGCCGCCCGCAACACGTCTTGGGCCTGCACTTCTTCAGCCCGGCGCACATCATGAAACTGCTTGAGATCGTCCGCGGCGCGCAAACCGCTCCGGCGGTGCTCGACGCCGCGCTGGCGCTGGGCAAACGCATGGGTAAGGTCAGCGTGGTATCCGGTAACTGCCATGGTTTCATCGGCAATCGCATGCTCAATACTTACGTGCTTGAGGCGCGCAAAATGCTGCTTGAGGGGGCGTTTCCTTATCAAATGGATGCTGCGCTGCAAGGTTTCGGGTTCGCCATGGGGCCGTTCCGCATGTACGACGTGGTCGGCATCGATCTGGGATGGCGTGCCCGGCAACTGGCCGGCAAAGGGCAGGATGCGCCGCAAGTTCAGATAGAAAACCGGCTGTGCGAGCTGGGACGGTTTGGCCAGAAGAGCGGCGACGGTTACTACCACTATGAGCCGGGCAGTCGGCAGGCTGAGCACGATGTGGCGGTCGATGCGCTGGTGCTGGAAGTCAGCGAGGGGTTGGGCTTCCAACGCCGCGAGATAAGCCCTCAGGAGATCCTGGAGCGCAGCTTGCTGGCACTGGTCAACGAAGGGGCGAAGATCCTTGAGGAAGGCATTGCGGGATCGGCCCATGACATCGATCTGGTTTACCTCAACGGCTATGGCTTTCCTGCGGACAAGGGCGGCCCGATGGCCTGGGCGGATCAGCAAGGGTTGGCGGATATTCACCAGCGGTTGCTGGCGTTAGAGACCCGACAGGGTGATCAGTGGAAACCGGCGCGGTTGATTGGGGAGTTGGCGGCGGTGGGTAAGGGGTTTGCTGATAGGTGA